Proteins encoded within one genomic window of Roseofilum reptotaenium CS-1145:
- a CDS encoding lipocalin-like domain-containing protein encodes MTNSIVSKDALVGMWKLIEMKSIDKEETIIYPFGKDPVSYIIYTKEGYVSFSIMMSNRLNLGLSIQNLMDLGYGIKSKTSILQVSIFKYIKAIIRYFQSVQKFVSYTGKYEVKDNKVIHNIEIHVVPDLIGADLERIVEISGDTLFLSSSYPEYTVYSTWERVS; translated from the coding sequence TGGAAACTTATCGAGATGAAATCTATAGATAAGGAAGAAACAATAATTTATCCCTTCGGCAAAGATCCCGTATCTTATATCATATATACGAAGGAGGGATATGTGTCATTCTCGATCATGATGAGTAATCGCTTGAATCTTGGATTAAGTATACAAAATCTTATGGATCTGGGGTATGGTATAAAATCCAAGACAAGTATATTACAAGTAAGTATATTTAAGTACATAAAAGCAATTATTCGATATTTTCAGTCAGTGCAAAAGTTTGTTTCTTATACAGGTAAATATGAAGTTAAAGATAATAAAGTGATTCACAATATTGAAATTCATGTAGTTCCAGATTTAATTGGTGCAGACTTGGAAAGGATTGTTGAGATTTCAGGAGATACACTTTTCCTCAGTTCATCATATCCGGAGTATACTGTTTACTCTACTTGGGAACGTGTTTCCTAG